A part of Arachis hypogaea cultivar Tifrunner chromosome 12, arahy.Tifrunner.gnm2.J5K5, whole genome shotgun sequence genomic DNA contains:
- the LOC112726581 gene encoding 3-ketoacyl-CoA synthase 1, translating into MRRNSIDMEKERITAEMDFKNSSSAVIKIRRKLPDFLQSVKLKYVKLGLLDCGYSFNITTILITIFVMVPLFISFSSSPFLQLKNFNLDKLLELWSNLMAQPPVLALDKLIQLVAPPLFFFLLALYLAKRSKPVYLVDFACYKPEEERKISVESFLNMSEESGEFQDETLQFQRRISSRAGLGDETYLPRGVMSRPPRLCMEEARAEAEAVMFGALDALFAKTGVNPRDIDIVVVNCSLFNPTPSLSAMIVNHYKLRTNVKTYNLGGMGCSAGLISIDMAKDLLNANPNSYAIVVSTENITLNWYFGNDRSMLLCNCIFRMGGAAVLLSNKPSDRSRSKYQLVHTVRTHKGADDKNYNCVYQKEDQNGKVGVCLAKELMAVAGDALKTNITTLGPMVLPFSEQFMFLVSLIRKKMGAKVKPYIPNFKYAFEHFCIHAGGRAVLDELQKNLSLEEWHMEPSRMTLHRFGNTSSSSLWYELAYTEAKGRVQKGDRVWQIAFGSGFKCNSAVWKALRVINLEQDWRGNPWDDSIDKYPVQVPKA; encoded by the exons atGAGACGCAATAGCATAGACATGGAAAAGGAAAGAATAACGGCCGAGATGGACTTCAAGAATTCGTCCTCGGCCGTCATCAAAATCCGGCGAAAGCTGCCGGATTTTCTCCAATCCGTGAAGCTCAAGTATGTCAAATTAGGGTTATTAGATTGTGGCTATTCGTTTAATATCACCACCATTCTCATCACTATCTTTGTCATGGTTCCACTCTTCATCTCATTCTCATCATCACCATTTCTTCAACTCAAGAATTTCAATTTGGACAAGCTCTTAGAACTTTGGTCAAACCTAATGGCTCAACCGCCGGTTTTGGCTTTGGATAAGCTTATTCAGCTTGTTGCGCCACCATTGTTTTTCTTCCTCCTTGCCCTCTACTTGGCCAAACGCTCCAAGCCGGTGTACCTCGTGGATTTCGCATGCTATAAGCCCGAGGAAGAGCGAAAGATATCCGTGGAGTCATTTCTTAACATGTCTGAAGAGAGCGGTGAATTTCAAGATGAGACTCTTCAATTTCAAAGAAGAATTTCATCACGTGCTGGTCTTGGAGACGAGACATATCTTCCTAGAGGAGTTATGTCTCGTCCACCGAGACTATGCATGGAAGAGGCACGTGCCGAAGCAGAAGCTGTGATGTTTGGTGCTTTAGATGCTCTATTTGCTAAAACAg GGGTTAATCCAAGAGATATAGATATTGTGGTTGTGAATTGTAGCTTGTTCAATCCTACTCCATCACTCTCAGCCATGATTGTCAACCACTACAAGCTCCGAACCAACGTGAAGACCTACAACCTTGGTGGCATGGGTTGCAGTGCTGGCCTCATTTCTATTGACATGGCCAAGGACCTTCTCAATGCTAACCCTAACTCTTATGCCATTGTTGTCAGCACCGAGAATATAACCCTCAATTg GTATTTTGGTAATGACCGTTCCATGCTTCTGTGCAATTGCATTTTCCGGATGGGTGGCGCCGCCGTCCTCTTGTCGAACAAGCCGTCGGATCGAAGTAGATCGAAGTACCAATTAGTCCACACAGTTAGAACACACAAGGGAGCCGATGACAAGAACTATAATTGTGTCTATCAAAAAGAAGATCAAAATGGAAAGGTCGGCGTCTGCCTGGCGAAGGAGCTCATGGCCGTCGCCGGCGATGCCCTAAAGACAAACATAACAACATTAGGGCCTATGGTGCTACCCTTCTCGGAACAATTCATGTTCTTAGTTTCATTGATTAGAAAGAAAATGGGGGCCaaggtgaaaccctacatacctAATTTCAAGTATGCTTTTGAGCATTTTTGCATCCATGCAGGTGGTAGGGCTGTGCTTGATGAATTACAAAAGAATCTTAGTCTTGAAGAATGGCATATGGAACCTTCTAGAATGACACTTCATAGATTTGGAAACACATCAAGTAGTTCATTGTGGTATGAATTAGCTTATACTGAAGCCAAGGGAAGAGTTCAAAAAGGAGATAGGGTTTGGCAAATTGCATTTGGATCAGGTTTTAAATGCAATAGTGCTGTTTGGAAGGCCTTAAGAGTTATCAACCTTGAACAAGATTGGAGGGGAAACCCTTGGGATGATTCCATTGATAAGTACCCTGTTCAAGTTCCTAAagcttaa
- the LOC112726582 gene encoding heterogeneous nuclear ribonucleoprotein Q has protein sequence MSEGAEIDERVDFDDENYMEEMDDDDVEEQSDGDDEDDDDDGDGDDNNNNDNANDNDDDDDDDDDDGVDGQGEENAEEQEYEDSGEEAGGKDQMAKGDRSGITTGSEGDGLKPPFIDEEEKQKHDELLALPPHGSEVFIGGLPRDVCEDDLRELCESLGEIFEVRLMKDRDSGEGKGYAFVAFKTKEVAQNAIEEIHNKKYKGKTLRCSLSETKQRLFIGNVPKTWTEEEFRRVVEGVGPGVEVIELFKDVQNPSRNRGFAFVSYYNNACADYSRQKMSTAGFKLEGNTPTVTWADPKNSTDHSAASQVKALYVKNIPENTTTEQLKELFSRHGEVTKVVMPPSKAGGKRDFGFIHYAERSSALKAVKDSEKYEVDGQLLEVVLAKPQAEKKPDMGYGYNPGLAHPGFGGAFAGNPYGSAIGAAGAGYGVAPSFQQPQQPVIYGRGPMPAGMQMVPMVLPDGRIGYVFQQPGVQMPAPRPRGPGRGNSSGGPAGRGGGSGNEGSGKRGRRYQPY, from the exons ATGTCGGAAGGTGCTGAAATCGATGAGCGTGTGGACTTTGATGATGAGAATTACATGGAAGAGATGGATGACGATGATGTCGAGGAACAATCAGATGgcgatgatgaggatgatgatgatgatggggaTGGCGATGATAATAATAACAACGATAATGCGAACGATAATGATGACGACGATGACGACGACGACGATGATGGAGTGGATGGACAAGGTGAGGAAAATGCTGAAGAACAGGAATATGAAGACTCGGGGGAGGAGGCTGGTGGGAAAGACCAAATGGCCAAAGGGGATAGAAGTGGCATTACCACTGGGTCCGAAGGAGATGGGCTGAAACCACCTTTCATCGATGAAGAAGAGAAACAGAAGCATGATGAACTTCTTGCACTGCCTCCTCATGGTTCTGAAGTTTTTATTGGTGGACTTCCTCGGGATGTTTGCGAGGATGATTTGAGGGAATTGTGCGAATCGTTGGGTGAAATTTTTGAG GTGCGATTGATGAAAGACAGGGACAGTGGAGAAGGTAAGGGGTATGCTTTTGTGGCTTTCAAAACAAAAGAGGTTGCACAAAATGCCATAGAAGAGATACACAATAAGAAATATAAG GGTAAAACTTTGAGGTGTTCACTATCTGAGACAAAACAAAGATTGTTCATTGGTAATGTTCCGAAAACTTGGACTGAGGAGGAATTTAGGAGAGTAGTCGAGGGTGTTGGTCCTGGAGTTGAAGTCATTGAGCTCTTTAAG GACGTTCAAAATCCTAGCAGGAACCGTGGGTTTGCGTTCGTGTCGTATTACAATAATGCATGCGCGGATTATTCAAGGCAGAAAATGTCAACTGCAGGTTTTAAGCTGGAAGGTAATACCCCAACTGTCACATGGGCAGATCCAAAGAATTCAACTGATCATTCAGCTGCTTCCCAG GTTAAAGCTCTTTATGTGAAGAACATACCTGAGAATACTACTACCGAACAACTTAAGGAACTGTTCTCTCGTCATGGAGAAGTAACAAAAGTGGTCATGCCACCTAGCAAAGCCGGAGGGAAGCGTGATTTTGGTTTCATCCATTATGCAGAGAGGTCAAGTGCATTAAAGGCCGTAAAAGACTCAGAGAAATACGAAGTTGATG GCCAATTGCTTGAGGTTGTTCTTGCGAAACCTCAAGCTGAGAAAAAACCCGATATGGGTTACGGCTATAATCCTGGACTTGCACATCCTGGGTTTGGTGGTGCCTTTGCTGGAAATCCGTATGGCTCGGCAATAGGTGCTGCAGGAGCTGGATATGGTGTTGCTCCTAGCTTTCAACAG CCGCAGCAACCAGTGATATATGGTAGGGGTCCAATGCCGGCTGGAATGCAGATGGTTCCGATGGTATTGCCAGATGGTAGAATCGGCTATGTCTT TCAACAGCCTGGTGTACAGATGCCAGCACCTCGTCCACGCGGGCCTGGGAGGGGCAACAGTTCAGGGGGTCCTGCAGGAAGAGGGGGAGGCAGTGGCAATGAGGGCAGCGGTAAACGCGGTCGGAGGTATCAACCGTACTAG
- the LOC112726583 gene encoding probable L-gulonolactone oxidase 6: MSQITSFMLFPRSTIIVVLLLFLLVSLVSSTPPEDPIKCSSPNNTTCTITNSYGIFPDRSECKASRVVYAATEQELVSTIAELTKNKTKMKVATRFSHSIPKLVCPEGQNGILISTKYLNKILKVDVNARTITVESGVTLKQLINEASKFGLVLPYTPYWWGLSIGGLIGTGAHGSTLFGKGSSVHDYVLELRIVVPSSSQDGFARVLSLDQQNEDLNAAKVSLGVLGVISQITLQLEPMFKRSITYLTKDDSDLGEKVGTFGHEHEFADMIWYPSQHKVVYRVDDRVPLATSGNGLYDFIPFRPTSSVELALVRTTEDIQESTSDANGKCLLAKTTTSTLLNAAYGLSNNGIIFTGYPVIGFQNRLQASGTCLDSLQDAKITACAWDSRIKGEFFHQTTFSIGLSQAKNFIEDVQKLVQLEPKGLCGMEIYNGILMRYVTASSAYLGKQEDAIDFDITYYRSKDPFAPRLYEDILEEIEQLGIFKYGGLPHWGKNRNLAFEGVIKRYKNFQKFLKVKERYDPQGLFSSEWSDQVLGIKGSVTILKDGCALEGLCICSQDSHCNPSKGYFCRPGKVYKEARVCTRLKST, from the exons ATGTCTCAAATTACATCATTCATGTTATTCCCAAGATCAACAATAATAGTTGTACTATTGTTATTTCTCTTagtctctttggtttcttctacTCCTCCTGAGGATCCAATCAAATGTTCTTCACCAAACAACACAACATGCACCATCACAAACTCTTATGGGATCTTCCCAGACAGATCCGAGTGCAAAGCATCTCGCGTTGTGTATGCAGCAACAGAGCAAGAGCTCGTGTCAACAATAGCAGAGTTGACGAAGAACAAAACCAAAATGAAAGTAGCAACAAGATTCTCACACAGCATACCAAAGTTGGTATGCCCTGAGGGGCAAAATGGGATTTTAATAAGCACAAAGTACCTAAACAAGATTTTGAAGGTTGATGTGAATGCAAGGACTATAACAGTGGAAAGTGGTGTGACATTGAAGCAATTAATCAATGAAGCTTCTAAATTTGGATTGGTTTTGCCATATACACCATATTGGTGGGGTTTGAGTATTGGTGGACTCATTGGAACAGGTGCTCATGGAAGCACATTGTTTGGGAAAGGAAGTTCAGTTCATGATTATGTTTTGGAGCTTAGGATTGttgttccttcttcttctcaAGATGGTTTTGCTAGGGTTCTTAGCCTTGATCAACAAAATGAAGATCTCAATGCTGCAAAAGTTTCCCTTGGAGTTCTTGGTGTTATTTCACAG attaCTCTACAGTTAGAACCAATGTTTAAGAGATCAATAACGTATTTGACAAAAGATGATTCGGATTTGGGAGAGAAAGTAGGAACTTTTGGACATGAACATGAATTCGCAGACATGATTTGGTACCCAAGTCAGCATAAGGTTGTGTATCGTGTCGATGATCGTGTCCCTCTCGCCACCTCCGGCAACGGCCTCTATGATTTCATCCCATTCCGCCCCACTTCCTCCGTCGAACTCGCGCTCGTTAGAACCACAG AGGATATCCAAGAATCCACTAGTGATGCCAATGGAAAGTGCTTGCTTGCAAAGACAACAACTAGTACCCTACTCAATGCTGCTTATGGACTCAGTAACAATG GTATAATTTTTACTGGATACCCTGTAATTGGATTTCAAAACCGGCTTCAAGCATCTGGAACATGCTTAGATAGTCTTCAAGATGCAAAGATCACAGCATGTGCATGGGATTCAAGAATCAAAGGAGAGTTTTTTCACCAAACCACATTCAGCATTGGATTATCACAAGCAAAGAATTTCATTGAAGATGTTCAAAAGTTAGTTCAATTAGAACCCAAGGGCTTATGTGGCATGGAAATTTACAACGGTATCCTTATGCGTTATGTCACGGCTTCAAGTGCCTATTTGGGAAAACAAGAGGATGCTATTGACTTTGACATCACTTATTATAGGAGCAAAGACCCTTTTGCCCCTAGGCTCTATGAAGACATTCTTGAAGAGATTGAACAACTTGGGATATTCAAATATGGAGGGTTACCACATTGGGGTAAGAATAGGAACTTGGCATTTGAAGGGGTGATTAAGAGGTACAAGAATTTCCAAAAATTCTTGAAAGTAAAAGAGAGGTATGATCCACAAGGGCTATTCTCTAGTGAGTGGAGTGATCAAGTTCTTGGGATTAAAGGGAGTGTCACAATATTGAAGGATGGTTGTGCTTTGGAAGGTTTATGCATTTGTTCACAAGATAGCCATTGCAATCCAAGCAAAGGGTACTTTTGTAGGCCAGGCAAAGTTTACAAGGAAGCTAGGGTTTGCACTCGCTTGAAATCAACATGA